From Pan paniscus chromosome 9, NHGRI_mPanPan1-v2.0_pri, whole genome shotgun sequence, the proteins below share one genomic window:
- the RPL27A gene encoding large ribosomal subunit protein uL15: MPSRLRKTRKLRGHVSHGHGRIGKHRKHPGGRGNAGGLHHHRINFDKYHPGYFGKVGMKHYHLKRNQSFCPTVNLDKLWTLVSEQTRVNAAKNKTGAAPIIDVVRSGYYKVLGKGKLPKQPVIVKAKFFSRRAEEKIKSVGGACVLVA; this comes from the exons ATG CCATCCAGACTGAGGAAGACCCGGAAACTTAGGGGCCACGTGAGCCACGGCCACGGCCGCATAG GCAAGCACCGGAAGCACCCCGGCGGCCGCGGTAATGCTGGTGGTCTGCATCACCACCGGATCAACTTCGACAAATA CCACCCAGGCTACTTTGGGAAAGTTGGTATGAAGCATTACCACTTAAAGAGGAACCAGAGCTTCTGCCCAACTGTCAACCTTGACAAATTGTGGACTTTGGTCAGTGAACAGACACGGGTGAATGCTGCTAAAAACAAGACTGGGGCTGCTCCCATCATTGATGTGGTGCGATCG GGCTACTACAAAGTTCTGGGAAAGGGAAAGCTCCCAAAGCAGCCTGTCATCGTGAAGGCCAAATTCTTCAGCAGAAGAGCTGAGGAGAAGATTAAGAGTGTTGGGGGGGCCTGTGTCCTGGTGGCTTGA